In Mycobacterium sp. ITM-2016-00317, the genomic window GCGCGGCGCCGCCGAGTTCAGCCGTCGCCGCGCCGGAACCGAGGTCGCCGCGGCCGACGTGACCGGCCTGGTCGGCATGCGGCCGGGGCCGACCGACGCCCCGACCGTGGACGAGGTGGTGCGGGCCGCACAGGACCACGTGTTGCCGCCGACCCGCAGTCACCTCAAAGCACACGACAGGTTGACCGAGTCCGCTGAGGCCCTCAACGGGGTGTGGCGGGACATCGCCGGTGGGCTGGCGCCGGTGCCGGCGCGGGAGGCGTACAAGACCCGGCAGGCCGTGGCGCTGGTCGCCACGGCGCGGTGGATCACCGCGGCGTCGTTGACGCGCACCGAGACGCGGGGCCTGCACCGCCGTGAAGACCGGCCCGCCACCGATCACCGGCAAGCGCACCGCATGCTGGTCGGCGGATTCGACGAGGTGTGGACCGCGCCGGATCCGGTTTTGCCCCAATTGGTTTCGGCAGAGGCGGTGGCATGATCGAGATCGTCAGCGCCGCCGCCTGCATCGCCTGCGACGTCTGTGTCAAGGTCTGCCCCACCGACGTGTTCGACCGCGGCGAGGACGGCATCCCGGTGATCGCCCGGCAGTCGGACTGCCAGACCTGCTTCATGTGCGAGGCCTACTGCCCCGTCGACGCGCTCTACGTCTCCCCCGTCTCGGCGCCCGTCGACTCGGCCAGCCCGCATGCCGACGAAGCCGCGGTCAGTCGCGCCGGCCTGTTCGGCGGGTACCGGGAGATGGTCGGCTGGGGCCGTGGCCGGACCGCGGGCGCCCTCCGGGACCGCAACCCCCTCCTGAAAGCGGTTCCGCCGCTGCCGG contains:
- a CDS encoding ferredoxin family protein, producing MIEIVSAAACIACDVCVKVCPTDVFDRGEDGIPVIARQSDCQTCFMCEAYCPVDALYVSPVSAPVDSASPHADEAAVSRAGLFGGYREMVGWGRGRTAGALRDRNPLLKAVPPLPESRLPAPANLADTPWNHTDG